Proteins encoded by one window of Sporocytophaga myxococcoides:
- a CDS encoding response regulator — translation MKKTILIADDSESVREVVSYTLINAGYEVLIGVDGEDALKYLNGKEIHLVLTDLHMPKMDGIALIKEVRAKSEYKFIPILFLTTESLSSKKEEAKAAGATGWIVKPFVPEKLIETIQRVIR, via the coding sequence ATGAAAAAGACGATTCTTATAGCGGATGATTCTGAGAGCGTAAGGGAAGTTGTAAGTTACACATTAATTAATGCAGGATATGAAGTGCTTATAGGAGTAGATGGTGAAGACGCATTGAAGTATCTTAATGGTAAGGAAATTCATCTGGTATTGACGGATCTACACATGCCAAAGATGGACGGTATTGCCCTTATTAAGGAAGTAAGAGCAAAGTCTGAATATAAGTTCATTCCTATTCTTTTCTTAACAACGGAATCGCTTTCTTCCAAAAAGGAAGAAGCAAAAGCAGCCGGTGCAACCGGTTGGATTGTTAAGCCTTTTGTGCCAGAGAAACTTATAGAAACGATACAGAGGGTAATAAGATAA
- a CDS encoding response regulator, giving the protein MKKTILIADDSESVREVVSFTLINAGYNVLVGVDGEDAMKFLDGKEIHLVITDLHMPKKDGIALIKEIRGKAEYQYVPILFLTTESQAAKKDEAKAAGATGWIVKPFVPEKLISTIEKVIR; this is encoded by the coding sequence ATGAAAAAGACGATTCTAATAGCTGATGATTCGGAAAGCGTAAGAGAAGTAGTTTCTTTTACTTTGATAAATGCGGGATATAATGTGCTTGTAGGAGTGGACGGAGAAGATGCGATGAAGTTTCTGGATGGGAAGGAGATTCATCTCGTCATCACAGATCTTCACATGCCGAAAAAGGACGGTATTGCTTTGATTAAGGAGATCCGCGGAAAAGCCGAATACCAGTATGTGCCGATCTTATTCCTTACTACAGAGTCTCAGGCAGCGAAAAAGGATGAAGCTAAAGCAGCGGGAGCAACAGGTTGGATTGTAAAACCATTCGTTCCTGAAAAATTAATTTCCACCATTGAAAAAGTCATTAGATAA
- a CDS encoding carbohydrate porin, producing the protein MACLKGNAQNSSPFTFRTEITGDLISNMQGGRKSGHSYVGKIDLSLGLSTEKAGWFKGGKLFLHAFNAHGGNPSARYVGDIQPVSRIEATNRISLFEFWYSQDIGKFSILFGQFDMNSTFAVNATAGNFLNTSFGMYPSIALNVPLSIYPYATPSLYAKWKQSEKLAFQAAVFDGSPLKFQDNPNNLKWQIDGNKRLFSTFEIQMKEIKDSVVKGNYKIGGYYHNGDFRGLSDSSNSVDGSYGIYVTMDRLIFAENSKDNQGVTAFLQSGSSPGKINLVDFYLSTGLIYTGILPSRSNDILGLGFVYSSINNHLHKTYPISYTQSRCLIELNYKAKFGNNFIVQPDFQYIINPGANPAFKNSLVGILRVSLVY; encoded by the coding sequence ATGGCATGCTTAAAAGGTAATGCGCAAAATTCTTCTCCTTTTACTTTCAGGACTGAAATCACGGGTGATTTGATAAGCAATATGCAAGGTGGAAGAAAAAGCGGCCACAGCTATGTTGGTAAAATAGATCTATCTTTGGGATTGTCTACTGAAAAAGCCGGATGGTTTAAAGGAGGAAAACTATTCCTGCATGCCTTCAATGCCCACGGTGGAAATCCATCCGCACGTTATGTCGGAGATATACAGCCTGTATCAAGAATAGAAGCAACAAACCGGATAAGTCTGTTTGAATTTTGGTATAGTCAGGATATAGGCAAATTTTCAATTCTTTTTGGTCAATTCGACATGAATTCTACCTTCGCAGTAAATGCTACTGCCGGCAATTTTCTAAACACCTCCTTCGGAATGTATCCTAGTATAGCATTGAATGTGCCTTTATCTATCTATCCATATGCCACCCCATCTTTATATGCCAAATGGAAGCAATCCGAAAAACTTGCATTCCAGGCAGCAGTGTTCGATGGATCTCCATTAAAGTTTCAGGATAATCCTAATAACCTTAAGTGGCAAATTGATGGTAATAAGAGATTATTCTCAACATTTGAAATTCAGATGAAAGAAATTAAGGATTCGGTAGTAAAAGGAAATTATAAAATTGGAGGATATTATCACAATGGAGATTTCAGAGGCCTTTCCGATTCCTCAAATTCTGTGGATGGAAGTTACGGGATTTATGTTACTATGGACAGACTAATCTTTGCTGAAAATTCTAAGGATAACCAGGGAGTAACTGCATTTTTACAATCAGGGTCTAGTCCCGGGAAAATCAATTTAGTAGATTTTTACTTAAGCACAGGGTTGATTTATACAGGTATACTACCTTCCCGTTCTAATGATATACTTGGTTTGGGATTCGTATATTCATCAATAAATAATCATCTTCATAAAACTTATCCTATCAGTTATACTCAAAGCAGATGTTTAATAGAGTTGAATTATAAGGCAAAGTTTGGGAATAACTTTATAGTTCAGCCAGACTTCCAATATATAATCAATCCTGGTGCAAATCCGGCATTTAAAAATTCGCTTGTAGGTATTTTAAGGGTATCCCTTGTTTATTAA
- a CDS encoding GAF domain-containing protein — translation MSFGKKQGFILTLLISACLILYCTQKFYKETGQKINKLLSVSEKEQIILDYPINTTRNHFSDINKEFTETADEIRSTSFFINENLLNTISEIKSLNQDIKNTISTSKDNNILLSDIENTEELKSKFNILSSQLLEAYSHIQLSENILFVLFVITILFIISISLITYTSGIKKEINKITNTLDILAKGDISKIETIVPNEFKNIHIKINTIIENQANLASFAERIGDGNYQVHYDKLGDNDKIGIALLGMCDKLQKVNAEEKRRNWANEGFAKFSEILRNESNEKSLSDKLLVALIKYINANQGTIFLKYEEGDKYFLKLISSYAWDRMKYEDKEIEMGEGLIGQAAMEREYIYLTDIPENFIRITSGLGEALPSSVLIMPLCNNTDVLGVMEFAFFRNLEKYEIDFLEKIATSIATTLSSVKTNEQTLKLLRESRQMTQEMKLQEGELIKQAEELMSKEETLLRSMKELEAVKGTLSDKLEEAKEEMKQQIKEIEIEKLKNEGILEGCVDAVITFDKKGKIEFFNKASEELFGYRRIEVLGININELINLYLDENSGDYSAFYIEKNNFKKPINIRTEISVKSKTSGEIPALITLSKTVIEGKFYFTIFIQSIAVELF, via the coding sequence ATGAGCTTCGGCAAAAAACAAGGATTTATATTAACTCTGCTTATATCTGCGTGTTTAATTCTATACTGTACTCAAAAATTCTACAAGGAGACCGGACAAAAAATAAATAAACTCCTATCAGTATCTGAAAAGGAACAAATCATTTTAGATTATCCAATAAATACCACCAGAAATCATTTCTCCGACATTAATAAAGAATTTACAGAAACAGCAGATGAAATTAGGAGCACTAGTTTTTTTATAAATGAAAATTTATTAAACACTATATCAGAAATAAAAAGTCTTAATCAAGATATAAAGAATACAATATCAACTTCAAAAGACAATAACATTCTTTTATCCGACATAGAAAACACTGAAGAATTAAAATCAAAATTTAATATCCTGTCAAGCCAGCTGCTAGAAGCTTACTCACATATTCAATTATCAGAAAATATACTTTTTGTACTTTTTGTAATCACAATCCTTTTTATTATTAGTATTTCACTGATAACATATACAAGTGGAATAAAAAAAGAAATTAACAAAATCACTAATACATTAGATATACTAGCGAAGGGGGATATAAGTAAAATTGAAACGATAGTACCTAATGAGTTTAAAAACATCCATATAAAAATAAACACTATCATTGAAAATCAAGCAAATCTGGCCTCCTTTGCAGAAAGGATCGGAGATGGAAACTATCAGGTGCATTATGATAAACTTGGCGATAATGATAAAATAGGAATTGCATTACTTGGAATGTGTGACAAACTTCAAAAAGTAAACGCAGAAGAAAAGAGGAGAAACTGGGCTAATGAAGGTTTTGCAAAATTTTCTGAAATATTAAGAAATGAAAGTAATGAAAAATCACTATCCGATAAATTACTCGTAGCTCTTATAAAATATATCAATGCTAACCAAGGCACTATTTTCCTTAAATATGAAGAAGGTGATAAATATTTCCTGAAGCTTATTTCATCCTATGCATGGGATAGAATGAAATATGAAGACAAAGAAATAGAGATGGGTGAAGGCCTAATAGGACAGGCCGCAATGGAACGAGAATATATTTATCTAACTGACATTCCGGAAAATTTTATCCGAATAACATCAGGGCTCGGTGAAGCCCTCCCCTCCAGCGTATTGATTATGCCATTATGTAATAACACAGATGTATTGGGTGTAATGGAATTTGCCTTTTTCAGAAACCTGGAAAAATATGAGATAGATTTTTTAGAAAAAATAGCAACCAGCATTGCAACAACATTATCTTCTGTAAAAACAAATGAACAAACCCTTAAATTACTAAGAGAATCAAGACAAATGACACAGGAAATGAAACTTCAGGAAGGAGAACTTATAAAGCAAGCAGAAGAACTAATGTCAAAAGAGGAGACCCTTTTAAGAAGCATGAAAGAGTTGGAAGCTGTAAAAGGTACCTTAAGCGACAAACTTGAAGAGGCAAAAGAAGAAATGAAGCAACAGATTAAGGAAATAGAAATTGAAAAACTTAAAAATGAAGGAATTCTAGAAGGTTGTGTTGATGCTGTTATAACATTTGACAAAAAAGGAAAAATCGAATTCTTCAATAAGGCATCTGAAGAATTATTCGGATATAGACGCATTGAGGTATTAGGAATAAACATCAATGAATTAATCAATCTTTATTTAGATGAGAATAGCGGAGACTATTCTGCATTTTATATTGAAAAAAACAACTTCAAAAAGCCAATAAACATAAGAACTGAGATCTCGGTCAAAAGCAAAACATCTGGAGAGATTCCTGCTTTAATCACTTTATCAAAGACTGTTATAGAAGGTAAATTCTACTTTACAATCTTCATCCAAAGTATAGCCGTGGAGCTTTTCTGA
- a CDS encoding chemotaxis protein CheA, with amino-acid sequence MDRFKAVFFEEATTLINELERVSLLLHNNPSDSSITEQIFRIMHTLKGNSTMFGFYRIGDFTHHFETLYDYIREGKMSVTDNVLNITFASVDHLRVLLTDVELENSVHKINHENLIRGLIEVLNGTSGEESIKNNSSDHKIENKVSDSPTYWVKFVPEKGLVRKGTNVLFLLDDLSQLGATYTVSNTERLPDFKKLDPAEIYLSWEIYVSGSVTENSILDVFMFVEEDCELEIRKISETNLLDQDGFSTIARDVSLSIDDKILKFGGLVKKSSSKSRIEEVRNKMEKANERSIITSKDNSISSIRVASEKLDELMSLVSELVTTQARLNLVSEQIASSELISISENIEKITRQLRDNTFSICLIPIENLLVRFQRLVRDLSTQLNKDVVFVSEGADTELDKNIIENLADPLMHIFRNSLDHGIESGEERVKKGKPAQGKILLKAFYSGNSVIIQIRDDGKGIDPEMIRQKAISKGLITADQNLDRRQIFDLIFLPGFSTAEKVTEVSGRGVGMDVVKRQITEIRGEVEVESVLNEGTTINIKLPLTLSIIDGLLVKINATHFVIPLGNVDKCFEANHEEFVDKINDLIILDGEQVPFIYLRDEFDIKENCPQLHQVVVVKQDDRRVALSVDTIIGEYQAVLKPLGRLYKSVDVISGATILGNGEVALVVDPNRIIKEYIFNQIHNEVLQ; translated from the coding sequence ATGGACAGATTTAAAGCGGTGTTCTTTGAGGAAGCCACCACACTCATCAATGAACTGGAAAGAGTTTCCCTCTTATTGCACAATAATCCTTCGGATAGTTCGATCACAGAGCAGATCTTCCGAATCATGCACACATTGAAAGGTAATAGCACAATGTTTGGCTTTTACCGGATCGGAGATTTTACACATCACTTTGAAACGCTCTATGATTATATCAGGGAAGGTAAAATGTCTGTAACGGATAATGTCCTAAACATAACATTTGCTTCTGTTGACCATCTGCGGGTGCTGCTTACAGACGTAGAGCTGGAAAATTCAGTCCATAAAATCAACCATGAAAACCTGATCCGAGGTCTAATTGAGGTTCTGAACGGTACTTCTGGTGAGGAGAGTATAAAAAACAATTCTTCTGATCATAAGATAGAGAATAAAGTTTCAGATTCTCCTACTTACTGGGTGAAATTTGTTCCTGAAAAGGGGTTGGTGAGAAAAGGGACTAATGTGTTATTCCTTCTAGATGATCTGTCTCAGCTTGGCGCAACTTATACAGTTTCAAATACGGAACGATTACCTGATTTTAAAAAACTCGATCCTGCTGAAATATATTTAAGCTGGGAAATTTATGTCTCAGGAAGTGTAACGGAAAACAGTATCTTGGATGTTTTCATGTTCGTTGAAGAAGACTGCGAGCTTGAAATAAGAAAGATTTCAGAAACAAACTTACTGGATCAGGATGGCTTTTCTACTATTGCCCGAGATGTTTCTTTAAGCATTGATGATAAGATTTTAAAGTTTGGCGGATTAGTAAAGAAATCTTCTTCTAAAAGTAGAATAGAGGAGGTAAGAAATAAGATGGAAAAAGCCAATGAGAGATCTATCATTACTTCTAAAGATAATTCAATTTCAAGTATCAGGGTGGCTTCTGAAAAGCTGGATGAATTGATGAGTCTTGTAAGTGAGCTTGTAACTACTCAGGCAAGGTTAAATCTTGTTTCAGAACAGATTGCGTCCTCTGAACTAATAAGTATTTCAGAAAATATTGAAAAGATCACCCGTCAGTTAAGAGATAATACTTTTAGTATATGTCTTATTCCGATTGAAAACTTATTGGTTCGATTTCAACGACTGGTGAGAGATCTTTCAACCCAATTGAATAAGGACGTTGTGTTTGTTTCTGAAGGTGCAGATACAGAACTGGACAAAAATATTATCGAAAACCTGGCAGATCCTCTGATGCATATTTTCCGGAATTCACTGGATCATGGAATTGAATCGGGAGAAGAGCGAGTGAAGAAAGGAAAACCTGCCCAAGGAAAAATCTTATTAAAGGCATTTTATTCCGGGAATAGTGTGATTATTCAGATCCGCGATGATGGAAAAGGAATTGATCCGGAAATGATCAGGCAAAAGGCCATCAGCAAAGGATTAATCACTGCAGATCAGAATCTGGATCGGCGTCAGATCTTCGATCTTATTTTTCTTCCGGGATTTTCTACCGCAGAGAAAGTTACCGAGGTTTCTGGTCGTGGAGTAGGAATGGATGTAGTGAAAAGACAGATTACTGAAATCAGAGGTGAAGTGGAAGTAGAGTCCGTGCTCAACGAAGGAACTACCATTAATATTAAGCTTCCTCTTACACTTTCGATCATTGACGGATTGCTTGTAAAAATCAATGCTACACATTTTGTAATACCATTAGGTAATGTGGATAAATGTTTTGAAGCAAATCATGAAGAATTTGTAGATAAGATCAATGACCTTATAATTCTGGACGGAGAGCAGGTGCCTTTTATATATCTGAGAGATGAATTTGATATAAAGGAAAATTGTCCTCAACTGCATCAGGTGGTGGTGGTGAAGCAGGACGATAGAAGGGTAGCTTTATCGGTCGATACTATTATTGGAGAATATCAGGCAGTATTAAAACCACTTGGAAGGTTGTACAAAAGTGTGGACGTTATTTCAGGAGCGACGATCTTAGGAAATGGAGAGGTTGCTCTTGTTGTTGATCCCAACAGAATCATTAAGGAATATATATTTAATCAAATACATAACGAAGTTTTACAATGA
- a CDS encoding arylsulfatase: MNRGFLIVPLLVLLMLCTSVKFIENTTTNAATDSRPNIIIILADDMGFSDLGCYGSEIHTPNLDKLAHQGLRMTNFYNAGRCCPSRASILTGLYPHQAGIGDMLQNKGSYAYQGFLSDSCITIAQLLKQAGYHTITSGKWHVGTSPSALAHNRGFDKSFCMLNNGSSYFKNGPLYNDGRTVMFMQNGHVINRDTTYYLTQNITDFALNTIDEQKNNKNPFFLYLTYTAPHWPIQALEEDIQLFRGKYLIGWDSIREHRLKKQIKEKIFNKKTKLTSRYYKVPQWNNVNENDRNLWDLRMSIYAAMIYRMDKGIGEILQKLQETGEDKNTLIIFLSDNGGSGDEVQKDKFVIQRSGIPGTGDYIDSYQKNWGNASNTPFSMFKKNMHEGGISTPFIAYFPGVIKPGQINHSTGHIINILPTCIELAKIKYPQTFNGIHLKQLEGKSMINIFKGATSGNDTLYWEHEGNKAIRVANWKLVYELEQNEWQLYDLQTDRSEISNLVNKYPDKVKQLKATHDEWCSKVGVVDWNTIK; the protein is encoded by the coding sequence ATGAATAGGGGCTTCCTGATAGTACCATTATTAGTATTATTGATGCTATGTACATCTGTTAAATTTATAGAAAACACAACTACAAATGCTGCAACTGACAGCAGGCCCAACATCATTATTATACTTGCTGATGATATGGGATTTTCTGATCTTGGTTGCTATGGTTCTGAAATCCACACACCCAATCTGGATAAACTAGCCCATCAAGGATTACGCATGACTAACTTTTACAATGCAGGCCGTTGTTGTCCATCTCGAGCATCTATCCTTACCGGCCTTTATCCTCATCAAGCAGGAATCGGTGATATGCTTCAAAATAAAGGGTCTTATGCTTACCAGGGTTTTCTAAGTGATAGCTGCATTACAATAGCTCAGCTATTGAAACAGGCAGGTTATCATACTATCACCTCAGGAAAATGGCATGTTGGTACATCCCCATCTGCCCTTGCACATAACAGAGGCTTTGACAAGTCATTCTGTATGTTGAATAACGGAAGCAGTTATTTTAAAAACGGACCGTTGTATAATGATGGAAGAACTGTCATGTTTATGCAGAATGGCCATGTGATAAATAGAGATACCACATATTACCTCACACAAAACATTACTGACTTTGCTTTAAATACAATAGACGAACAAAAGAATAACAAAAATCCCTTCTTCTTATACCTTACATACACAGCTCCTCACTGGCCGATACAGGCTCTTGAAGAAGACATCCAATTATTCAGAGGCAAATACTTGATTGGCTGGGATTCTATTAGAGAACATAGATTAAAAAAACAAATCAAGGAAAAGATCTTCAACAAGAAAACAAAACTTACTTCTCGGTATTACAAAGTTCCCCAATGGAATAATGTCAATGAAAATGATAGAAATTTATGGGACTTACGCATGTCCATATATGCTGCAATGATTTATAGAATGGACAAAGGAATCGGAGAAATTCTTCAAAAACTCCAGGAGACTGGTGAAGATAAGAACACGTTGATTATATTCTTATCAGATAATGGAGGCAGCGGAGACGAAGTACAAAAAGATAAGTTCGTAATTCAGAGAAGCGGAATCCCCGGAACAGGTGACTATATTGACAGTTATCAAAAAAACTGGGGCAATGCAAGCAATACACCATTTTCCATGTTTAAAAAGAACATGCATGAAGGAGGTATTTCAACTCCATTTATAGCATATTTTCCAGGAGTAATTAAACCAGGACAAATTAATCATTCAACAGGTCATATAATTAATATCTTACCTACATGCATAGAATTAGCAAAAATAAAATACCCACAGACATTTAATGGAATCCACCTGAAACAACTGGAAGGCAAAAGTATGATTAATATCTTCAAGGGCGCCACGTCAGGAAATGATACATTATACTGGGAGCATGAAGGAAACAAAGCAATAAGAGTAGCAAACTGGAAACTAGTTTACGAGCTGGAGCAAAATGAATGGCAACTCTACGATTTGCAAACTGACAGATCAGAGATTAGTAACTTAGTAAATAAATATCCAGACAAAGTAAAACAACTAAAAGCTACCCATGATGAGTGGTGTTCAAAAGTTGGAGTAGTTGACTGGAACACTATAAAATGA
- a CDS encoding manganese catalase family protein, with protein sequence MFHHIKDLQFNARVSKADPQFATLLLEQFGGANGELKAAMQYFVQAFSVRQAYPEKYDMLMDIATEELSHLEIVGATIQMLLNGVNGQLKEAADKSEIMEMLLGKSAKENLMHQATTAPQFGVLTGGGPAVTNCQGVPWSGAFVESNGDLTVDLRSDIAAESRAKIVYEYLMQFTDDPYVKETLKFLMTREIAHMQMFEAALETIKPNFPPGVLQGDPRFSNVYFNMSNGATVKGPWNEGKSTGLGETWQYIEDPAKHVNETEGLLKQTIKGTDATQASVEIVSKELGKKRSHEIRQAVPKGENQWSTYKKDKPSSQNKL encoded by the coding sequence ATGTTCCACCACATTAAAGATTTACAGTTTAATGCAAGAGTATCTAAGGCTGATCCTCAATTTGCCACACTTCTTTTAGAACAATTCGGAGGTGCAAATGGAGAACTTAAAGCAGCAATGCAATATTTTGTCCAGGCATTTTCTGTCAGACAAGCTTATCCTGAAAAATATGATATGTTGATGGATATTGCTACAGAAGAGTTAAGTCATTTGGAAATTGTAGGTGCTACTATTCAAATGTTACTTAATGGTGTAAATGGTCAATTGAAAGAAGCTGCTGACAAATCAGAAATTATGGAGATGCTTTTAGGTAAATCTGCAAAGGAAAATCTTATGCATCAGGCTACAACAGCGCCTCAGTTTGGAGTACTCACAGGTGGAGGACCTGCTGTTACAAATTGTCAGGGGGTACCCTGGTCGGGTGCTTTTGTCGAATCTAATGGTGATCTTACTGTCGACCTACGTTCAGATATCGCTGCAGAATCAAGAGCAAAAATTGTATATGAATATCTGATGCAGTTTACTGATGATCCTTATGTGAAAGAAACGCTTAAATTTTTAATGACAAGAGAAATTGCACATATGCAGATGTTTGAAGCAGCCCTTGAAACAATCAAGCCAAACTTTCCTCCAGGAGTTTTACAAGGTGATCCGAGATTTAGTAATGTTTATTTTAATATGTCAAATGGAGCTACAGTCAAAGGCCCCTGGAATGAAGGAAAATCCACTGGGCTTGGTGAAACCTGGCAGTATATTGAAGACCCTGCAAAGCATGTTAATGAGACAGAGGGGTTACTTAAACAAACAATAAAAGGTACAGATGCTACTCAGGCATCTGTTGAAATAGTAAGTAAAGAATTGGGTAAGAAGAGAAGCCATGAAATCAGACAAGCAGTTCCAAAGGGAGAAAATCAATGGAGTACGTACAAAAAAGATAAACCTTCAAGTCAGAATAAGTTGTAG
- a CDS encoding DUF4142 domain-containing protein has product MKKNKIYLQDYFAIKVRTAKILSMLLFLALVSSMGCKKDDDDDNAPPQQVQTLSVTDSVFIKNASLSNIAEIDLGQLAASKATDDSIRAFGAFMVNEHTLAQNDLNALALQKNVSIPQEPDSLHKAIKQQLQVLNGYKFDSLYISTQVVDHQKAQQIFNTEINSGQDQDVINYANKYLPHINEHLQKATQLKSKIVK; this is encoded by the coding sequence ATGAAAAAAAATAAAATTTACTTACAGGATTATTTTGCTATAAAGGTACGCACTGCGAAAATATTAAGTATGCTTTTATTCTTAGCATTAGTTTCATCAATGGGTTGTAAAAAGGATGATGATGATGACAATGCTCCTCCTCAACAGGTTCAGACTTTATCGGTTACAGATTCAGTATTTATAAAAAATGCTTCTTTGTCTAATATTGCAGAAATTGATTTGGGGCAATTAGCTGCTTCAAAGGCTACAGACGATAGCATTAGGGCCTTTGGGGCATTTATGGTTAATGAACATACTCTGGCACAAAATGACCTGAATGCACTTGCTTTACAAAAGAACGTATCCATCCCTCAGGAGCCAGATTCACTTCATAAGGCTATAAAACAACAACTTCAGGTTTTAAACGGATATAAGTTTGATAGCTTGTATATTTCTACACAAGTTGTAGATCATCAAAAGGCACAGCAAATTTTTAATACTGAAATTAATTCTGGGCAAGATCAGGATGTGATTAATTATGCTAATAAGTATTTGCCTCATATCAATGAACATTTGCAAAAGGCCACCCAATTAAAATCAAAGATTGTAAAGTAG
- a CDS encoding methyl-accepting chemotaxis protein produces the protein MKIRHQLFIGNGLVLIMIIALATVSYNSINSLIATSKWVDHTHEVIERANSLGKLLIDMETGERGFLLTGEEEYLEPYNEGKKRFKTVLNEVKQLVNDNPEQVARFEAVDNLEAQWHEKTGNIEISTRRKINEGTASMDDLMVLINKKSGKQTMDQLRVKLEEIIKIEKGLMDKRTQESDATAANSISTSLIGATLGFIICLGVAIWIVLSISSSLKIANEAIKSVAEGDLSLKIDTSKKDEVGEMLKHLQEMVNKLNETLTFISTAAENISSASKQMSSSSQQLSEGATEQAASAEEVSTSMEQMTSNIQQSTQNAQETEKISLKATEDVSEGGKSVSMTVMSMKEIAQKISIIGEIARQTNLLALNAAVEAARAGEHGKGFAVVAAEVRKLAERSQQAAIEIDALSKTSVTIAEKSGKILELIVPDIQKTSRLIQEITASSNEQSSGAEQVNSSIQQLNRVIQNNAATAEEMAASAEELEAQAVSLEETISFFNLGHDKSKRYTSGDNGYTKKKSFSKQAPTVKTGKSINGVAIKLDNGSVSDADFTKF, from the coding sequence ATGAAAATACGTCATCAACTTTTTATTGGAAACGGTCTAGTGTTGATCATGATCATCGCCCTGGCTACAGTTTCTTATAATAGCATCAATTCCCTTATAGCAACTTCAAAATGGGTAGACCATACCCATGAAGTAATTGAAAGAGCAAATTCGTTAGGGAAATTATTAATCGATATGGAAACAGGAGAGCGAGGCTTTTTGCTTACAGGTGAGGAAGAATATTTGGAACCATATAATGAAGGAAAGAAAAGATTTAAAACAGTGCTTAACGAAGTAAAGCAACTTGTCAACGATAATCCTGAACAAGTGGCAAGGTTTGAAGCGGTTGATAATCTTGAGGCTCAATGGCATGAAAAGACTGGTAATATTGAAATCAGTACCAGAAGAAAGATTAATGAAGGAACGGCGAGTATGGACGATCTGATGGTATTGATAAATAAAAAATCCGGTAAACAAACTATGGATCAGCTACGGGTTAAACTTGAGGAAATTATTAAAATCGAAAAAGGGTTGATGGATAAAAGAACACAGGAATCAGATGCAACAGCAGCCAACTCAATATCTACTTCATTGATAGGAGCAACACTTGGATTTATTATATGCCTGGGAGTAGCAATCTGGATTGTACTTTCAATATCAAGCTCTTTAAAAATTGCGAATGAAGCGATCAAATCAGTAGCAGAAGGCGATCTTTCTTTGAAGATAGATACAAGCAAAAAAGATGAAGTTGGAGAAATGCTTAAACACCTGCAGGAAATGGTTAATAAGTTAAATGAAACACTAACATTTATCAGCACGGCTGCCGAAAACATTAGTTCTGCCAGCAAACAAATGAGTTCTTCTTCTCAGCAGCTTTCTGAAGGAGCTACTGAACAAGCCGCTTCTGCGGAAGAAGTTTCAACTTCTATGGAACAGATGACCAGTAACATTCAGCAAAGCACCCAGAACGCACAGGAGACAGAAAAGATTTCCCTTAAGGCAACAGAAGATGTAAGTGAAGGAGGCAAATCAGTTAGCATGACTGTGATGTCAATGAAGGAAATTGCTCAGAAAATTTCAATTATAGGAGAAATTGCCAGACAAACGAATTTGCTGGCTCTTAATGCAGCTGTGGAAGCAGCAAGAGCTGGCGAGCATGGTAAAGGATTTGCGGTTGTAGCTGCAGAAGTACGAAAACTGGCAGAAAGAAGTCAGCAGGCAGCAATCGAAATAGATGCACTTTCAAAAACCAGTGTAACAATTGCTGAAAAGTCTGGAAAAATACTTGAGCTGATCGTTCCAGATATTCAGAAAACTTCAAGGTTAATTCAGGAGATCACTGCATCCAGCAATGAGCAGAGTTCCGGAGCTGAGCAGGTAAACAGTTCTATTCAGCAACTTAACAGAGTTATCCAGAATAATGCTGCTACCGCTGAAGAGATGGCGGCAAGCGCTGAAGAACTGGAAGCACAAGCAGTATCTTTAGAAGAAACCATTTCATTCTTTAATCTCGGACATGACAAAAGTAAAAGGTACACTTCTGGGGATAATGGATATACAAAAAAGAAGAGTTTTTCAAAACAAGCACCTACAGTTAAAACTGGAAAATCTATAAATGGCGTAGCTATAAAACTCGACAATGGTTCGGTTTCCGACGCAGATTTTACAAAGTTTTAA